The sequence below is a genomic window from Oscillospiraceae bacterium.
GGACAGGTTGAGGCCCAGGAATTGGAAGTTCACCGCGAACATCTTGCTGCCGGCGTCGCCCAGGGAGGCGGCCACCTGCTGCACGTTCTCAGGGGTGATGAGGGAGGCCAGGTAGAGCTGGTTGTAGCCGTTGTTGACGAAGGCCTGTCCGGCCTCCTTGACCCAGCCCATGTCGAAGGCCACGCTGGGCCAGTCCAGGGCCGCGGCCACCTGCCCCACCATGTCGGGGGTCAGGTTCATCATATAGGTCAGGGGCTGGCGGATGATGGCGTACAGGGGCAGCAGGATCAGCAGGGGGATGAAGGACCACAGGCAGGAGGACATGGGGTTGACGTGCTCCTTCTCGTAGAGGCGCTGCAGCTCCTGGTTGTAGCGCTCCTTGTCCTTGCCGTACTGCTTTTGCAGCTTCTGCATCTGGCCGTTGAGCATGTTCATCTGGATCATGCTCCGCTTGCCCTTCAGGGAGAAGGGGAAGAGGATCAGCTTCACCACAATGGCAAAGAGGATCAGCGCGATGCCATAGCTGTTGAAGAGGTTGTAGAAGAACATGAGCAGCCAGACAAAGGGGGTCAAAATAATTTGAATTCCTTGCATTTACTTGCCTCCAAACGTTGTTTCCCGCGGGGAGTTCACGGAACAGGGTCGTATTTTACGCCCCGGTGGCGGCGCGTAATGGGGTTGCAGCGCAGCAGGCGGCGCAGGGCCAGCCAGCCCCCCTTGAGCGCGCCGTATTTCTCCACCGCCTCCAGGGCGTAGGCCGAGCAGGTGGGGGTGAAGCAGCAGCAGGGGGGGCGCAGGGGGGAGATCCCCTTCCGGTAGAACCGGATCAGGGCCAGCAGCGCCCGTTTCACCGCGCGCCGCCCTCCTTTTTCTCCAGCAGGCCCAGCTTGTCCGAAAGGGAGAGCAGGCTGCGCTCCAGCTCCCGGTA
It includes:
- a CDS encoding putative membrane protein insertion efficiency factor gives rise to the protein MKRALLALIRFYRKGISPLRPPCCCFTPTCSAYALEAVEKYGALKGGWLALRRLLRCNPITRRHRGVKYDPVP